A part of Pseudomonas sp. HR96 genomic DNA contains:
- a CDS encoding nitrite/sulfite reductase — MYVYDEYDQRIIEDRVKQFRDQTRRYLAGELSEEEFRPLRLQNGLYIQRFAPMLRVAVPYGQLTSRQTRMMAKIARDYDKGYAHISTRQNVQFNWPAVEDIPDILAELATVQMHAIQTSGNCLRNVTTDQFAGVAADELIDPRPWCEIVRQWTTFHPEFAYLPRKFKIAVNGASRDRAAIEVHDIGLEPVHNAAGELGFRVLVGGGLGRTPVVGAFINEFLPWQDLLSYLDAILRVYNRYGRRDNKYKARIKILVKALTPEVFAAKVDAEMEHLRGGSTTLTEAELERVARHFVDPAYKALTNIDFSALEAEHPGFARWRSRNTLAHKQPGYVAVTLSLKPTGVAPGDLTDKQLDAVADLAERYSFGQLRTSHEQNIILADVEQSQLHALWLELREGGFATPNIGLLTDIICCPGGDFCSLANAKSIPIAESIQRRFDDLDYLFDIGELDLNISGCMNACGHHHVGHIGILGVDKKGEEFYQVSLGGSASRDASLGKILGPSFAQEAMPDVISKLIDVYVEKRTEDERFIDTYQRIGIDPFKERVYAANH, encoded by the coding sequence GTATCTGGCAGGCGAGTTGAGCGAAGAGGAATTCCGCCCCCTGCGCCTGCAGAACGGCCTGTACATCCAGCGCTTCGCGCCCATGCTGCGCGTTGCCGTGCCCTATGGCCAGCTGACTTCGCGGCAGACGCGGATGATGGCCAAGATCGCCCGTGACTACGACAAGGGTTATGCCCACATCAGCACCCGGCAGAACGTGCAGTTCAACTGGCCGGCCGTGGAAGACATCCCCGATATTCTCGCCGAGCTGGCCACCGTGCAGATGCACGCCATCCAGACCAGTGGCAACTGCCTGCGCAACGTCACCACCGACCAGTTCGCCGGGGTCGCCGCCGACGAGCTGATCGACCCGCGCCCCTGGTGCGAAATCGTCCGCCAGTGGACCACCTTCCACCCGGAATTCGCCTACCTGCCGCGCAAGTTCAAGATCGCCGTGAACGGCGCCAGCCGCGACCGTGCGGCCATCGAAGTGCACGACATCGGCCTTGAGCCGGTGCACAACGCCGCCGGCGAGCTGGGTTTCCGTGTATTGGTCGGTGGCGGCCTGGGCCGCACCCCCGTGGTCGGCGCCTTCATCAACGAGTTCCTGCCGTGGCAGGACCTGTTGAGCTACCTGGACGCCATTCTGCGGGTCTATAACCGCTATGGCCGTCGTGACAACAAGTACAAGGCGCGCATCAAGATCCTGGTCAAGGCGCTGACCCCTGAAGTATTCGCCGCCAAGGTCGACGCCGAGATGGAGCACCTGCGCGGTGGCAGCACCACCTTGACCGAGGCGGAGCTTGAGCGCGTGGCCCGGCACTTCGTCGACCCGGCCTACAAGGCTCTGACCAACATCGACTTCAGCGCCCTGGAAGCCGAGCATCCTGGTTTTGCCCGCTGGCGCTCGCGCAACACCCTGGCGCACAAGCAGCCGGGTTACGTCGCAGTGACCCTGTCGCTCAAGCCCACCGGCGTGGCCCCGGGCGACCTGACCGACAAGCAGCTGGACGCCGTGGCGGACCTGGCCGAACGCTACAGCTTCGGCCAGCTGCGCACCTCCCACGAGCAGAACATCATTCTTGCCGACGTCGAACAGAGCCAGTTGCACGCGCTGTGGCTGGAACTGCGCGAAGGCGGCTTCGCCACGCCGAACATCGGCCTGCTGACCGACATCATCTGCTGCCCGGGTGGCGACTTCTGCTCGCTGGCCAACGCCAAGTCGATACCGATCGCCGAGTCGATCCAGCGCCGCTTCGACGACCTCGACTACCTGTTCGACATCGGCGAGCTGGACCTGAACATCTCCGGCTGCATGAACGCCTGCGGCCACCACCACGTCGGCCACATCGGCATCCTTGGCGTGGACAAGAAAGGCGAAGAGTTCTATCAGGTCTCCCTGGGTGGCAGCGCCAGCCGCGACGCCAGCCTGGGCAAGATCCTCGGCCCGTCCTTCGCCCAGGAGGCCATGCCCGATGTGATCTCCAAACTCATCGACGTGTACGTGGAAAAACGCACCGAAGACGAGCGCTTCATCGACACCTACCAGCGAATCGGCATTGATCCTTTCAAGGAGCGCGTCTATGCAGCGAATCATTAA
- a CDS encoding DUF934 domain-containing protein, with amino-acid sequence MQRIIKNNAVVDETWHLLPKDATLDGISNCDDLIVPLALWREHGHALKARDGGLGVWLDADEEAEEIGESVADFQVIALNFPAFTDGRNYSNARLLRDRYGFKGELRAIGDVLRDQLFYLHRCGFDAFALRADKDPYEALESLKDFSVTYQAATDQPLPLFRRR; translated from the coding sequence ATGCAGCGAATCATTAAGAACAACGCCGTCGTCGACGAGACCTGGCACCTGCTGCCCAAGGACGCGACCCTCGACGGCATCAGCAACTGCGACGACCTGATCGTGCCCCTGGCGCTGTGGCGTGAGCACGGTCACGCGCTCAAGGCCCGCGACGGCGGCCTCGGCGTGTGGCTGGACGCGGACGAAGAAGCCGAAGAGATTGGCGAGAGCGTCGCCGACTTTCAGGTGATTGCCCTGAATTTTCCGGCCTTCACGGATGGTCGCAACTATTCCAACGCGCGTCTGCTGCGCGATCGCTACGGCTTCAAAGGCGAACTGCGGGCCATTGGCGACGTACTGCGCGACCAGCTGTTCTATCTGCACCGCTGCGGTTTCGATGCCTTCGCCTTGCGCGCTGACAAGGACCCCTATGAAGCCCTGGAAAGCCTGAAGGACTTCTCGGTGACCTACCAGGCCGCCACGGATCAGCCGCTGCCGCTGTTCCGCCGGCGCTGA
- a CDS encoding dermonecrotic toxin domain-containing protein → MNTPSSTSPGSAQPLYFDLLAAQVPAWLGSATADRRLAWHAALEASLASSSAADSLMRQVLEPVAFVEPLLTRALRSRFNRQVDVGSAQLWRLQRHRELTGNVPLRYVGEAQTARTKVTIAVQTLVDAAMANFELGETTQGAFEQGSAVLEAGAFKPFDEYGQGPWYDPARLIAIAPHEFASICRELDLGARYQRHLQGLLGTPEANAILLTNAAHDMRLHAESARLRQWLSEPAYAALLGSLQMTGGSDQWLGHPVQACELRLLGSLSQPGIALQRAVLIQANLSGQDACVLYLPGDPQHPVREYDSLQACADHLRERLRQPAFLAYFMGLVALAERADFALRLRNTLTPLPFWALNPGDELRANDPQADLKLRAYPQSGPLLPWWTRRQVGAVLADARGLVVPNEDEDRQAREARLVLWQSVGMNAANLAGFFVPGLGVVLLGALATQLLGDLVVGVDEWQHSQHVEALAHFKDIAQTIASVAVAAGAAWVIRPAPILESLRPLRSAPGQTQLVSRSRWAAHHQAVARWSAQASMRRLGTLVDGLDDLTLQRLQRSAQLSDAGLRDLHRQQRPLPALLREALADAQAQRRVDESSGSISFAAARLAPPVSESQAGKTLRRDFGGLPASLAEEIVEGATASERRLLLAGRVPLRQAEQAHHALRDWRLQQAIDGLWLPATARADSALLIQGLRGHLPEPAGSEPDALRIAIHEYATSHPEQAAAVLGQQRWLPWLRPPARSANGLLGYPLSGRGAPLPEPAAAAPSTVAERLRVLYPHVSDAHFNQLLDELGADPQHAIQLRELEYQALTEQLQQWVARGSEWIDSQGVQRPVAALDRQWVAQDIRAAWRRETSVINHPDQAPTWDLDLSGRQVGSLPHLNADFSHIQTLALADMGLHGDPSGFLRGFAQVSVLELQGNALTRIPPAVAQLTELTGLSVDENPLLATAQMFEPLRQLTRLEFLIMGDHPEPPPLPALQSLSGMTQLREIGLSNVNADFTLEHWQALRALPHLERLWLGNNRLVLTPQILELISSMQALELLDLHLNPLGLAPDVSQLHALQLLDLRDCGLSQWPPGLTELMALPGGPLRSVWLQYNPIVQLPELASLAFFRRPLRSLSLSPEQLDAASAQRLDSALRINSRQANLGLHGLPGSSAPSWLGGASPALRDSVQALRSEPQARHFLGALDRAEDMASFQRDPVAGRERAQRLVQAITEPAAAADVQGLTHLRAAFFDLGEEAMTTCGDGLQLLMNRCEALLLVFRASAQSASAAAPLQPLLDLARGMLRAELVDEAAMQVVRGRYAWSAARNAGSTTADALLSTLDEPLLAAQPLATDEAEVRLRFRLDLQVRLQLPPQGERMLYPQVTSAEQLDRVQAYVEERMGDQRLRDWLVDQAWWRDLLARRSPEALSLARQPWLQGQQYLYELSREGTSLPTVAPEVLARLAELYPDRVWAVGGVSQRVALSALEDDTLRQVLLAGQATAEMAAYARLTAQLVG, encoded by the coding sequence ATGAACACCCCCTCCAGCACTTCTCCTGGTAGCGCTCAGCCGCTTTATTTCGACCTCCTCGCTGCCCAGGTGCCGGCCTGGCTGGGCAGCGCCACTGCGGACCGCCGCCTGGCGTGGCACGCCGCGCTGGAGGCCAGCCTCGCCTCCAGCAGTGCCGCGGACTCGCTGATGCGCCAGGTCCTGGAGCCTGTGGCCTTTGTCGAGCCGCTGCTGACCCGGGCACTGCGCAGCCGCTTCAACCGCCAGGTCGACGTCGGCAGCGCGCAACTGTGGCGGTTGCAGCGTCACAGGGAGCTGACGGGCAATGTGCCGCTGCGCTACGTCGGCGAGGCGCAAACCGCCCGAACCAAGGTGACCATCGCCGTGCAGACGCTGGTCGACGCCGCCATGGCCAATTTCGAACTCGGCGAAACCACCCAGGGCGCGTTCGAGCAGGGTTCTGCCGTGCTGGAGGCGGGTGCCTTCAAACCCTTCGATGAATACGGCCAGGGCCCCTGGTACGACCCCGCTCGGTTGATCGCCATCGCACCCCATGAATTCGCCTCGATCTGCCGTGAGCTTGACCTCGGCGCGCGCTATCAGCGCCACCTGCAGGGTCTCCTTGGCACCCCCGAGGCCAATGCCATCCTGCTGACCAATGCGGCGCACGACATGCGTCTGCACGCCGAGAGTGCGCGCCTGCGCCAGTGGCTCAGCGAGCCGGCTTATGCCGCGTTGCTGGGATCGCTGCAAATGACTGGCGGCAGCGACCAATGGCTGGGCCACCCCGTGCAGGCCTGTGAGCTGCGCTTGCTGGGCTCCTTGAGCCAGCCCGGCATAGCGCTGCAGCGAGCCGTGCTGATCCAGGCCAATCTGAGCGGCCAGGACGCCTGCGTGCTGTACCTGCCTGGCGACCCGCAGCATCCCGTGCGCGAGTACGACTCCCTGCAGGCCTGCGCCGATCACCTGCGCGAGCGGCTGCGCCAACCCGCGTTCCTGGCGTACTTCATGGGGCTGGTGGCGCTCGCCGAGCGCGCCGACTTTGCCCTACGGCTGCGCAACACCTTGACCCCACTGCCGTTCTGGGCGCTGAACCCCGGCGACGAGCTGCGCGCCAACGATCCCCAGGCTGACCTCAAGCTGCGCGCCTACCCGCAGTCCGGTCCACTGCTGCCCTGGTGGACCCGGCGCCAGGTCGGCGCAGTGCTGGCCGACGCGCGCGGGCTGGTAGTGCCCAACGAAGATGAAGATCGCCAGGCCCGTGAGGCGCGCCTGGTGCTATGGCAGTCGGTGGGCATGAATGCCGCCAACCTTGCGGGTTTCTTCGTGCCAGGGCTCGGTGTGGTATTGCTGGGAGCGCTGGCCACGCAACTGCTCGGCGACCTGGTAGTGGGTGTCGATGAGTGGCAGCACAGTCAACACGTGGAAGCACTGGCGCATTTCAAGGACATCGCACAGACCATCGCCAGCGTCGCCGTGGCCGCCGGGGCTGCGTGGGTGATCCGGCCAGCGCCCATACTCGAAAGCCTGCGGCCGCTGCGCAGTGCTCCGGGCCAGACGCAACTGGTCAGCCGATCCCGTTGGGCCGCGCATCATCAGGCGGTCGCACGCTGGAGTGCGCAGGCATCGATGCGCCGACTGGGCACGCTGGTGGACGGCCTGGATGACCTGACGTTGCAACGTTTGCAGCGCAGCGCGCAGCTCTCCGATGCCGGCCTGCGCGATCTGCACCGCCAGCAACGGCCCCTGCCGGCGCTGCTGCGCGAAGCGCTGGCAGATGCCCAGGCGCAGCGGCGGGTGGATGAGTCATCGGGCAGCATCAGCTTCGCCGCCGCGCGCCTGGCGCCGCCGGTCAGCGAAAGCCAGGCCGGGAAAACGCTGCGGCGCGATTTCGGCGGGTTGCCGGCCAGCCTTGCCGAGGAGATCGTCGAGGGTGCAACAGCGTCCGAGCGCAGGCTCCTTCTCGCCGGGCGAGTACCGCTGCGCCAGGCCGAGCAAGCCCACCATGCGCTGCGTGACTGGCGCTTGCAGCAGGCCATCGATGGCCTCTGGTTGCCCGCCACGGCGCGTGCCGACAGTGCGCTGCTGATACAGGGGCTGCGCGGCCATCTGCCTGAGCCTGCAGGCAGCGAGCCTGATGCGTTGCGCATCGCCATTCATGAGTACGCGACAAGCCACCCTGAACAGGCCGCCGCCGTGCTCGGGCAACAGCGCTGGCTACCTTGGCTGCGACCGCCAGCGCGCAGCGCCAACGGCCTGCTCGGCTACCCGCTGAGCGGACGCGGTGCGCCGCTGCCTGAGCCGGCCGCCGCAGCGCCGAGCACGGTTGCCGAACGCTTGCGGGTGCTGTACCCGCACGTCAGCGACGCCCACTTCAATCAGTTGCTCGATGAGCTTGGCGCCGACCCGCAGCACGCCATCCAGTTGCGCGAGCTGGAATACCAGGCACTCACCGAGCAATTGCAGCAATGGGTCGCCCGCGGCTCTGAGTGGATTGACAGTCAAGGCGTGCAGCGCCCGGTCGCCGCTCTCGACCGCCAATGGGTCGCCCAGGACATCCGCGCCGCCTGGCGGCGTGAAACCAGCGTGATCAATCATCCCGACCAGGCCCCGACCTGGGACCTGGACCTGTCGGGCCGGCAGGTCGGCAGCTTGCCGCATCTGAACGCCGACTTCTCCCATATCCAGACGCTGGCGCTCGCCGACATGGGCCTGCATGGCGACCCCTCGGGATTTCTCAGAGGCTTTGCCCAGGTCAGTGTGCTGGAGCTGCAGGGCAATGCGCTGACCCGCATTCCTCCCGCCGTGGCGCAGCTCACTGAACTGACGGGCCTGAGCGTTGACGAAAATCCGTTGCTGGCCACTGCGCAGATGTTCGAACCACTGCGCCAGTTGACCCGCCTGGAGTTCCTGATCATGGGCGACCATCCGGAGCCACCGCCCTTGCCCGCACTGCAAAGCCTGTCGGGCATGACTCAGCTGCGCGAAATAGGGCTGAGCAACGTCAACGCGGATTTCACCCTGGAACATTGGCAGGCGCTGCGGGCATTGCCCCATCTGGAGCGACTGTGGCTGGGCAATAATCGTCTGGTGCTGACGCCGCAGATCCTCGAGCTCATCTCCAGCATGCAGGCGCTGGAGTTGCTCGACCTGCATTTGAATCCGTTGGGCCTCGCGCCCGATGTCAGTCAGTTGCACGCGCTGCAGTTGCTCGACCTGCGCGACTGTGGCTTGAGCCAGTGGCCGCCGGGGCTGACCGAGTTGATGGCGCTGCCGGGTGGCCCGTTGCGCTCGGTATGGCTGCAATATAATCCTATCGTGCAGCTCCCGGAATTGGCGTCGCTGGCCTTCTTCCGCCGGCCGCTGCGCTCGCTGAGCCTCTCCCCGGAGCAGCTCGATGCGGCCAGTGCGCAGCGTCTGGACAGCGCGCTGCGGATCAATTCTCGGCAAGCCAACCTCGGCCTGCATGGGTTGCCCGGCTCGTCGGCGCCGAGCTGGCTGGGGGGCGCCTCGCCAGCCCTGCGTGACAGTGTGCAGGCGCTGCGCAGCGAGCCGCAGGCGCGCCATTTCCTCGGGGCGCTGGACCGCGCCGAAGACATGGCCTCGTTCCAGCGCGACCCGGTGGCAGGCCGCGAGCGCGCCCAGCGACTGGTGCAGGCCATCACCGAGCCTGCGGCGGCCGCGGACGTGCAAGGCTTGACGCATTTGCGCGCGGCGTTTTTCGATCTGGGCGAGGAGGCGATGACGACCTGTGGCGACGGCCTGCAGTTGCTGATGAACCGCTGCGAAGCGCTATTGCTGGTGTTTCGTGCGAGCGCCCAGTCCGCCAGTGCCGCAGCACCTTTGCAGCCGTTGCTGGACCTGGCGCGCGGTATGTTGCGCGCCGAGCTGGTGGATGAGGCAGCCATGCAGGTGGTGCGGGGGCGTTATGCCTGGAGTGCGGCCCGCAATGCGGGTTCGACGACCGCGGACGCACTTTTGAGCACACTGGACGAACCGCTGCTGGCGGCGCAGCCCTTGGCAACCGACGAAGCCGAGGTGCGCCTGCGCTTTCGCCTCGACCTGCAGGTTCGTCTGCAACTGCCGCCCCAGGGCGAGCGCATGCTTTACCCGCAGGTCACCTCGGCCGAACAGTTGGACCGAGTGCAGGCCTATGTCGAGGAGCGCATGGGCGATCAGCGTCTGCGCGATTGGCTGGTGGACCAGGCATGGTGGCGCGACCTGCTTGCACGGCGCTCGCCAGAGGCGTTGAGCCTGGCGCGGCAGCCCTGGTTGCAAGGGCAGCAGTATCTGTATGAGTTGAGCCGCGAGGGGACGTCACTGCCCACCGTAGCGCCAGAGGTACTGGCTCGTCTGGCCGAGCTGTATCCCGATCGGGTCTGGGCAGTCGGCGGGGTCAGTCAACGGGTGGCACTCAGTGCGCTGGAGGACGATACGTTGCGACAGGTGTTGCTGGCGGGTCAGGCAACGGCCGAGATGGCGGCGTATGCGCGGTTGACAGCGCAACTGGTGGGCTGA